A region from the Rhizoctonia solani chromosome 13, complete sequence genome encodes:
- a CDS encoding glycoside hydrolase family 43 protein — MKSFRNPIVPGFHPDPSCILVDGTYYLVTSSFLYTPSVPIYTSQDLIHWTQIGNVITRPSQLSLSKCTIRQGNKNCGGVWAPTIRYHKGVFYVVATCVFPDKEFADHSRWENHVWSTKDPHSRDAWSDGIRFDFPGYDTSLFWDENNDDRVYIQGALYWRVKEGIAQFEIDLETGASLSGEPKPIWSGTGRPIPEAPHMYRKDEWYYLLVAEGGTELDHCATIARSRSVWGPFEECPNNPIIHAASKDAYFQTIGHADIFQSPDGQWFAVALATRDGRINFPMGRETVLIPGQWEPGSWPVFNARVESVMKTSANSLRPVPSTNENILGNFSRTEVDVIWPHNLLRLRNPDEDAYQYVDGSLHLWPSAKGDTLDGHLARQPLSHGARLLLTKDPSVIAGLSVYLDFESHIDLVLTRSGTGPGFEAHIRQRTLGTGSSDTASVPVDSGALRAVAHEDRYEFFGWRDGAWVSIGTGLAKDVSGGFTGVLIGPYAEGPASGNDDHAKTTVKKWVYFEAA; from the exons ATGAAGTCCTTCAGAAACCCTATTG TCCCAGGATTCCACCCCGACCCTT CATGCATACTCGTTGATGGAACCTACTATCTTGTAACATCATCCTTCCTTTACACCCCCAGTGTCCCTATTTATACAAGCCAAGATCTCATCCACTGGACCCAGATTG GAAACGTTATTACTCGGCCTTCTCAGCTATCTCTCTCTAAGTGCACCATTAGGCAGGGAAATAAGAACTGTGGAGGAGTATGGGCGCCAACGATCCGATACCACAAGGGCGTCTTTTATGTGGTCGCGACCTGCGTCTTTCCTGACAAGGAGTTTGCAGATCACAGCCGTTGGGAAAAC CACGTGTGGTCCACCAAAGATCCGCACTCCCGCGATGCTTGGTCGGATGGCATCAGGTTCGACTTCCCGGGATATGACACCAGTTTGTTCTGGGACGAGAATAATGATGATAGAGTATACATTCAAGGGGCGCTTTATTGGCGG GTGAAAGAGGGCATCGCGCAGTTCGAGATTGATCTTGAAACTGGTGCCTCTCTGAGCGGAGAGCCCAAACCGAT ATGGTCGGGTACAGGTCGACCCATACCCGAGGCGCCTCATATGTACCGCAAGGACGAATGGTACTACCTCTTGGTTGCAGAGG GTGGTACCGAACTCGATCACTGCGCAACTATCGCACGCTCTAGGTCCGTATGGGGTCCATTTGAAGAATGTCCGAACAATCCGATTATACATGCTGCCAGCAAAGATGCCTACTTCCAAACTATAG GGCATGCGGACATTTTTCAAAGTCCAGATGGCCAATGGTTTGCTGTTGCACTGGCCACCCGTGATGGACGTATCAATTTCCCAATGGGACGCGAAACAGTCCTCATTCCCGGCCAATGGGAACCTGGATCCTGGCCAGTTTTCAACGCTCGTGTTGAGAGCGTGATGAAAACGTCGGCCAACTCACTTCGGCCGGTTCCTTCGACGAATGAAAACATTCTGGGTAACTTTTCACGCACCGAGGTTGACGTCATTTGGCCACACAATCTCCTTCGATTGCGCAACCCCGATGAGGACGCATACCAATATGTTGACGGCTCCCTACACTTGTGGCCCTCTGCAAAAGGCGATACCTTGGACGGGCATTTGGCACGCCAACCTTTGTCGCACGGCGCCAGACTGCTATTGA CGAAGGACCCCTCGGTCATTGCTGGACTCTCGGTCTACCTGGACTTTGAGTCTCATATCGATCTCGTTTTGACTCGTTCGGGTACAGGTCCTGGTTTCGAAGCGCATATACGTCAGAGAACGCTGGGAACCGGTTCTTCAGATACTGCATCAGTCCCCGTAGACAGTGGCGCTCTGCGCGCCGTCGCCCACGAAGACCGATACGAGTTCTTTGGGTGGCGTGATGGGGCCTGGGTTTCTATTGGAACTGGGCTTGCCAAGGATGTAAGTGGCGGGTTCACGGGTGTATTGATTGGTCCATATGCCGAAGGTCCGGCAAGCGGCAACGATGATCATGCCAAGACCACTGTGAAGAAATGGGTCTACTTTGAAGCTGCATAG
- a CDS encoding ICE-like protease (caspase) p20 domain protein, which produces MGKSNNSQTIHSDVAVEPFAGSPHHTLRHNDIVSSTKLSIPLPPSLIIPSQPPSPSSPTSPEYFDAVDDWSADTNDEDDLFYDAYEGPLEHSSPECTDMETCAYELQYEGAAKGAIGGRKPRVGPPRSTMGTASASASASTFPSVPALPSTPLTFTSSRGPSKPTSGPETKTSATSLAAEQAQRAVPPPVRAPLKKALVVGFNYTKSGFSEDKHLKYAVRDAELWRKTLMDKGVLDENITIFTDINPELATYHHLLHSIRCLVHDVRAGDTLFFVYSGHAILSQEYGPSILTADRMIFPRYILEQELVMSIPAGADLKVVFDCCHSAGMIGLQYCVGRMAPPPLLPRAEELAAHTAQCAKPQGTSQPTEVAPPHTSQPFSHAPQHGSLYGISTAGDVTAPRRPPVTPAMVDLNTFAGPQPQRHPRGGVVAAPPMAAPAAATAAGSQLGTAVDAARRLASFIGLGSSPTPNATPPASTQTEIPAQVQTSAPAEVAFQASSAPARPSVPRRACQGVVEGDRMPDYFEERKDGFVRPAGKVASLVFCMVWAATGKNQKAFEAYGRAKQGIVTKAMCDALAACADGVSTCREVWSYLVQEIDCENNHRSKRDASKGNAPAFGRIQHAELWVSQGDPDVPLCSAGPILDQPML; this is translated from the exons ATGGGGAAATCCAATAATTCCCAAACAATTCATTCGGATGTCGCTGTGGAGCCCTTTGCTGGGTCTCCTCACCATACTCTCAG ACATAATGACATAGTTTCTTCTACAAAGCTGTCTATCCCTCTCCCACCCAGTCTGATTATTCCCTCCCAACCTCCTTCCCCCTCGTCACCGACTAGTCCCGAGTACTTTGATGCGGTGGATGACTGGTCAGCGGACACCAACGATGAAGACGACCTATTCTACGATGCTTATGAAGGGCCCCTCGAACACTCCTCGCCAGAGTGTACGGATATGGAGACATGTGCATACGAATTGCAGTACGAAGGGGCAGCCAAGGGTGCGATAGGCGGCCGCAAGCCACGCGTAGGCCCACCCCGCAGCACCATGGGCACTGCCTCTGCCTCTGCCTCTGCCTCTACCTTCCCCTCTGTTCCCGCGCTCCCCTCGACCCCGCTCACTTTTACTTCCTCCCGAGGCCCATCCAAGCCCACGTCTGGTCCCGAAACCAAGACATCCGCAACCAGTCTCGCGGCCGAGCAAGCGCAAAGGGCAGTCCCGCCACCTGTGCGCGCACCACTGAAGAAGGCATTAGTC GTCGGGTTCAACTATACCAAGAGCGGCTTTAGTGAGGACAAGCATCTGAAATATGCAGTTAGAGATGCTGAGTTGTGGCGAAAGACCCTTATGG ACAAAGGAGTTTTGGACGAGAATATTACGATTTTTACAGACATCAATCCTGAATTGGCCACTTATCATCACTTG CTGCATTCCATTAGATGCTTGGTCCACGACGTGAGGGCCGGAGATACTCTTTTCTTTGTCT ACTCTGGGCATGCGATTCTGTCCCAAGAGTACGGCCCGTCCATTCTGACCGCTGACAGGATGATCTTCCCCCGGTACATCCTGGAACAGGAGCTCGTCATGTCGATTCCCGCTGGCGCTGACTTGAAAGTCGTTTTCGATTGCTGCCACTCGGCTGGAATGATCGGTCTTCAGTACTGTGTCGGACGCATGGCACCGCCTCCCCTCCTCCCGCGTGCCGAAGAACTTGCTGCCCACACGGCTCAATGCGCCAAGCCACAGGGAACCAGTCAACCCACAGAGGTAGCACCGCCTCATACGTCGCAACCGTTTTCACACGCTCCCCAACACGGCTCGCTCTACGGCATATCGACTGCGGGTGATGTCACAGCTCCTCGCCGTCCACCTGTCACGCCTGCCATGGTCGACCTGAACACGTTTGCGGGCCCTCAGCCACAACGCCACCCCCGCGGTGGCGTGGTTGCTGCCCCTCCCATGGCAGCTCCTGCCGCCGCCACCGCCGCCGGGAGCCAACTTGGAACCGCGGTAGATGCGGCCAGGCGCTTGGCCTCGTTTATTGGGCTTGGTTCATCACCTACCCCAAACGCGACTCCACCTGCCTCAACTCAAACCGAAATTCCGGCCCAGGTCCAGACCTCGGCACCAGCCGAGGTTGCCTTCCAGGCGTCCAGTGCTCCTGCGCGCCCCTCTGTTCCACGCCGTGCTTGCCAAGGAGTAGTCGAGGGCGACCGCATGCCTGACTATTTCGAGGAGCGCAAGGATGGCTTTGTTAGGCCTGCCGGTAAAGTGGCAAGTCTAGTCTTCTGT ATGGTCTGGGCCGCCACCGGTAAAAACCAGAAAGCTTTCGAAGCGTACGGAAGGGCAAAACAGGGCATCGTGACGAAG GCTATGTGTGATGCGCTTG CTGCCTGCGCTGATGGAGTAAGCACCTGTCGGGAAGTATGGAGCTACCTCGT CCAAGAAATCGACTGCGAGAACAACCACCGAAGCAAACGTGACGCAAGCAAGGGCAACGCACCAGCGTTTGGCCGTATTCAACATGCCGAACTCTGGGTCTCCCAAGGCGACCCGGATGTGCCCCTTTGCTCGGCAGGGCCCATTCTAGACCAGCCTATGCTGTGA
- a CDS encoding C2H2 zinc finger, with the protein MDNNNWDMHAHQHQSRQHPQQQHTYQQRSQSMSIPASQFSTSAHYSTPGDYSQQHNYDRRHPSAYQTPLPPLQVNPSSFTHSDMPLNLPSSSLPGAQQQPLLTRNDRHRTQSVALTSIGQREQGYASSSGYPRMAHRSNTTYGSEATVPISRHTHASGAAARSWAYQGGEPLPPPVEPQVPYISSAMSQYQHQPMGVPSRQMPPLSELDRRPVAEDVPQPRPKPHVCEQCGAAFSRAHDLKRHIETHKGDRPHKCPTCTKAFSRKDALQRHQSMAQCGVDPQDMYQ; encoded by the exons ATGGACAACAACAACTGGGACATGCATGCTCACCAACACCAGTCTCGCCAACACCCTCAACAGCAACATACATATCAACAGAGGTCACAGTCTATGTCGATCCCAGCTTCCCAATTTTCTACCTCGGCCCATTACTCTACCCCTGGTGATTATTCACAGCAGCATAACTATGACAGACGTCATCCATCAGCATATCAGACTCCGCTACCGCCATTGCAGGTCAACCCTTCTTCGTTTACCCATTCTGATATGCCTCTCAATCTGCCTTCATCATCCCTGCCTGGTGCACAACAGCAGCCATTGCTAACGCGCAATGATCGTCACCGAACGCAATCTGTTGCACTGACATCAATTGGTCAGCGAGAGCAAGGGTATGCATCATCTTCAGGCTATCCACGAATGGCTCATCGCTCGAATACCACATACGGTTCGGAGGCGACTGTGCCAATTAGTCGACACACGCACGCGAGTGGCGCTGCTGCCCGCTCATGGGCCTACCAGGGGGGTGAACCTCTCCCGCCCCCAGTAGAGCCCCAGGTTCCGTATATCTCCAGTGCCATGTCGCAATATCAACATCAGCCAATGGGTGTTCCGTCCCGCCAAATGCCCCCGCTGAGCGAACTTGATAGACGACCTGTGGCCGAAGACGTACCACAGCCTCGGCCCAAACCCCACGTATGTGAGCAATGCGGTGCAGCGTTCTCGCGCGCTCATGACCTCAAGCGACATATTGAAACCCACAAG GGGGACCGACCACACAAATGTCCAACCTGTACAAAAGC GTTTTCTCGAAAAGATGCATTACAACGACATCAGAGTATGGCTCAATGCGGCGTCGACCCTCAAGACATGTACCAGTGA
- a CDS encoding Sugar (and other) transporter: MTMILYGFDASTFNAVQGYAEWKEYFHHPNPNVIGSVTTAYTVAAIVGGFFVSPWMSDTFGRRMNIIFGSVLVIAATCLQTFAPRVIGAFIAGRGIIGFAQGVALPAAATYISEVAPTEIRGKVLSFYQLFYSVGSFICFWVSFGTTKTPQLGEWRWKTVVFLQVLAPIALLATMPFAPESPRWLVQHDKIDQARACLQKVRAESEVESELLAIREAIAFEKQQMSGVSYALFFTEPSIRWRFFLACVINFGQQATGQGSLNNYSTIIYQKVFASNSTIQLINALNATMGILFTLNATWMVERFGRRQILIGGALGQALCMFIVTLVGSQTPTTATGGKSMGVAVAIVILLFSFILFYKPSWGATVWIYSSEIFSMKVRATGVAMATQTQNVANAILQQAFPVFLEKAKWYTFFFFMGFNLFLAAFCYFLLPETKGVSLEDIDTLFGGQNHREAGERMEQNGVMEAVEKGDMSARPKYDADDRSGSSEKESAQHLEQRA, from the exons ATGACTATGATTCT CTACGGCTTTGACGCTTCGACGTTTAACGCAGTCCAAGGCTACGCCGAATGGAAAGAATACTTCCACCACCCTAACCCGAACGTTATTGGCAGTGTCACGACCGCTTACACTGTCGCAGCAATTGTGGGAGGTTTCTTCGTTTCGCCTTGGATG TCTGACACTTTCGGTCGTCGAATGAACATCATTTTTGGATCTGTTCTCGTCATTGCCGCGACATGCCTACAAACATTTGCGCCCCGAGTTATTGGCGCGTTCATCGCCGGACGTGGCATTATTGGATTCGCACAGGGTGTTGCTCTCC CCGCTGCTGCAACGTACATATCTGAGGTAGCGCCGACGGAGATTCGCGGCAAAGTCCTTTCTTTCTATCAGTTGTTCT ATTCGGTTGGGTCCTTCATTTGCTTCTGGGTCTCGTTCGGTACAACCAAGACCCCACAACTGGGAGAATGGCGATGGAAGACAGTGGTATTCTTACAAGTTCT TGCTCCCATCGCATTGTTGGCAACGATGCCTTTTGCTCCCGAGTCACCACGTTGGTTGGTCCAGCACGACAAAATTGACCAGGCGCGCGCATGTCTCCAGAAGGTCCGTGCTGAGTCCGAGGTAGAATCCGAACTCCTCGCTATCCGTGAAGCCATTGCATTTGAG AAACAACAAATGTCCGGCGTGAGCTACGCGCTGTTCTTCACGGAACCGTCAATTAGGTGGCGTTTCTTCCTCGCGTGCGTCATCAACTTCGGACAGCAGGCAactggtcaag GCTCTTTGAATAACTACTCGACCATCATCTACCAAAAGGTTTTTGCTAGCAACAGCACTATTCAGCTAATCAAC GCGTTGAACGCCACAATGGGAATCTTGTTCACACTCAATGCAACATGGATGGTTGAGCGCTTCGGACGCAGGCAAATCCTCATCGGTGGTGCACTTGGCCAGGCACTGTGCATGTTCATTGTTACGCTTGTGGG ATCTCAAACGCCTACCACCGCGACCGGCGGCAAGTCTATGGGCGTTGCGGTCGCCATTGTTAttctattgttctccttCATTCTGTTCTACAAGCCTTCATGGGGTGCGACCGTCTGGATTTACTCCTCTGAAATCTTT AGCATGAAGGTACGAGCCACCGGAGTGGCAATGGcaacccaaacccaaaaCGTTGCGAACGCCATCTTGCAGCAAGCCTTCCCTGTATTCCTTGAGAAGGCCAAGTGGTACAcattcttctttttcatggGATTCAACCTCTTCCTTGCTGCGTTTTGCTACTTCCTCCTCCCTGAGACCAAGGGTGTTTCGTTGGAAGACATCGATACA CTCTTCGGAGGCCAGAACCATCGTGAAGCTGGTGAACGCATGGAGCAGAACGGTGTGATGGAGGCCGTGGAGAAGGGCGATATGAGCGCACGACCCAAATACGATGCCGATGACCGCTCGGGATCTAGCGAAAAGGAGTCCGCTCAACATCTTGAGCAGAGGGCGTAA
- a CDS encoding heat shock protein HSP70 family protein, with amino-acid sequence MLSAVRAARSSLARTGAYANIPRPMIARSMNSKVNGPVVGIDLGTTNSCVAVMEGQTSRVIENSEGARTTPSVVAFTKHGERLVGLPAKRQAVVNPENTVFAFKRLIGRQFKDPEVQEDIKHWPFKLVPRSDGRPAVQIDKDGKKQQLSPEELSSMVLTKMKQTAEGFLNKKVNHAVVTVPAYFNDAQRQATKDAGTIAGLDVLRVINEPTAAALAYGLDRSDSSIIAVYDLGGGTFDISILEMQKGVFEVKSTNGDTHLGGEDFDVVLVNHLLSEFKKESGIDLSQDRVAIQRIREAAEKAKIELSASSQTEVNLPFITADATGPKHINSRITRAQFEKLVEPLIQRTIEPCKKALADAGVKASEVKDIILVGGMSRVPRVIETVKQVFGRDPSKGVNPDEAVAIGASIQGGVLAGNVTDILLLDVTPLSLGIETLGGIMTKLIARNTTIPTKKSQVFSTAADGQTAIEVKIYQGERELVRDNKLLGNFNLVGIPPAPKGVPQIEITFDIDADGIVHVNAKDKATNKDQSMTIASSSGLSDKDIERMLEESEKFAEADKQRRVLIEESNRAESVCVDTEKAMNEFKDQLDAAEREKVTKLITELRELAAKGQAGDASVTGEQIKEAIGATQQASLGLFQKVYEKRAAQNAEPAKEEEPKEEKKD; translated from the exons ATGTTGTCCGCTGTCCGTGCTGCTAGGTCCTCATTGGCAAGGACTGGCGCATACGCC AATATCCCCCGACCGATGATCGCCAGGAGTATGAACTCCAAGGTCAATG GTCCTGTTGTTGGTATCGATCTTGGTACCACCAACTCTTGCGTTGCGGTCATGGAGGGTCAAACTTCTCGAGTTATCGAGAACTCTGAGGGTGCTCGGACAACCCCTTCGGTCGTAGCGTTTACCAAGCACGGTGAACGATTGGTTGGTCTTCCTGCCAAACGTCAAGCTGTCGTCAACCCCGAAAATACGGTCTTTGCGTTCAAGCGTCTTATCGGACGTCAATTCAAGGATCCCGAGGTACAGGAGGACATCAAGCATTGGCCTTTCAAACTTGTGCCTAGGTCCGATGGTCGACCTGCAGTTCAGATCGATAAAGACGGCAAGAAGCAGCAACTG TCTCCTGAGGAATTGTCGTCGATGGTTCTCACCAAAATGAAGCAAACCGCCGAAGGATTCTTGAACAAGAAAGTCAA TCATGCCGTCGTCACTGTCCCTGCTTACTTCAATGACGCACAGCGTCAAGCCACAAAGGACGCGGGTACCATTGCCGGTCTGGATGTTCTCCGTGTGATCAACGAGCCCACAGCTGCTGCCCTTGCTTATGGCCTGGACCGTTCCGACTCCTCGATCATTGCTGTATACGATCTTGGTGGAGGAACCTTCGATATCTCTATCCTTGAGATGCAGAAGGGTGTCTTCGAAGTCAAGTCCACGAACGGTGACACCCATCTCGGAGGAGAAGACTTCGATGTCGTGCTCGTAAACCACCTCTTGTCCGAGTTCAAAAAGGAGTCTGGCATCGATCTGAGCCAAGATCGTGTTGCGATCCAGCGAATCCGTGAGGCTGCTGAGAAGGCCAAGATCGAGCTTTCCGCTTCATCTCAAACCGAGGTTAACCTGCCGTTCATTACTGCCGATGCGACCGGCCCCAAGCATATCAACTCTCGGATTACACGAGCTCAATTCGAGAAGCTTGTTGAGCCACTTATCCAACGCACTATTGAGCCCTGCAAGAAGGCTCTGGCCGATGCTGGCGTCAAGGCTTCGGAAGTCAAGGATATTATCTTGGTTGGTGGTATGTCTCGTGTCCCACGTGTGATCGAGACCGTCAAGCAAGTCTTTGGTCGCGATCCCAGCAAGGGAGTTAACCCCGATGAAGCTGTTGCCATCGGTGCCTCTATCCAAGGTGGTGTCCTCGCCGGCAACGTTACCGACATCCTCCTTCTTGACGTCACTCCTCTATCCCTTGGTATTGAGACCCTTGGTGGTATCATGACTAAGCTCATTGCCCGTAACACTACTATCCCGACCAAGAAGAGCCAGGTCTTCTCTACCGCTGCTGACGGTCAGACCGCGATCGAAGTCAAGATCTACCAGGGTGAGCGCGAGCTCGTGCGCGACAACAAGTTACTCGGCAACTTCAACCTCGTCGGCATTCCCCCGGCCCCCAAGGGTGTTCCTCAAATCGAAATCACCTTTGACATCGACGCTGATGGTATCGTCCATGTTAATGCCAAGGACAAGGCCACCAACAAGGACCAGAGCATGACCATTGCCTCGTCGAGTGGTCTCAGCGACAAGGATATCGAACGCATGCTAGAGGAGAGCGAGAAGTTTGCAGAGGCCGACAAGCAACGCCGTGTCCTCATCGAGGAGAGCAACCGCGCAGAGAGCGTATGCGTAGATACCGAAAAGG CCATGAACGAGTTCAAAGATCAACTCGATGCTGCTGAGCGCGAGAAGGTCACCAAGCTCATTACTGAGCTCCGCGAACTCGCAGCCAAGGGCCAGGCCGGCGATGCTTCCGTGACCGGCGAGCAGATCAAAGAGGCCATTGGTGCCACTCAACAGGCATCTCTCGGTCTCTTCCAAAAGGTCTACGAGAAGCGCGCTGCTCAAAACGCAGAGCcagccaaggaggaagaacccaaGGAGGAGAAGAAGGACTAA
- a CDS encoding ICE-like protease (caspase) p20 domain protein, with product MGKTTNIPIRPVRHNSTTPQAPPDDSIHAPEASPRSPSLTGVDQTLSPLPRASLIRCGLASASPSIAPAGPSLVSRIARESLNSSADLPIQTPPEPLLQSPEKPFSQDTEQRYSLDPHRPNHSSSDIGQREPTPAPAGVSIHPIIESHEERLDNNVDLPRVKVLLCGLDNSLPDTMRFMSACFKYVKGVRHRDIHVHCVFETIDKEFDWFFDPNGIAPGGLLILCLTGHGAPTSYGIEVTDSFGQTLVDTIKLHTSINKLQVPCTLEVVIGACKSEGLIAGLDRLLAMDTKDPGNVTSSSESSTLFKALHNRPLHWMVPKLNTKAQIIVWAAAADDGIAYGRRTKIGSQDLMIEAICEALTRSGGHISRKVLFEKSW from the exons ATGGGGAAAACAACAAACATACCCATCCGACCCGTTCGCCATAACTCTACCACTCCTCAAGCTCCCCCAGATGATTCAATACATGCGCCCGAGGCATCCCCGAGGTCCCCATCTCTTACCGGCGTCGATCAAACGCTATCTCCGCTTCCCCGCGCATCTCTTATTCGTTGCGGTCTCGCGAGTGCGTCACCAAGTATTGCACCAGCTGGTCCGTCGCTTGTCAGTAGGATAGCAAG GGAGTCTTTGAATTCGTCCGCTGACTTGCCTATTCAAACTCCACCCGAGCCTTTGCTACAGTCACCTGAGAAACCATTCTCCCAGGACACCGAGCAGAGATATAGCCTTGACCCTCACCGTCCGAATCACAGTTCTTCCGATATTGGACAGCGCGAGCCGACCCCCGCGCCTGCAGGAGTTTCGATCCACCCTATTATCGAGTCACATGAGGAGAGGTTGGACAACAATGTTGATTTGCCTCGGGTCAAGGTTCTTTTA TGTGGTCTAGATAATTCTCTCCCGGACACCATGCGCTTTATGTCCGCTTGTTTCAAAT ATGTCAAAGGAGTCCGTCATCGTGATATCCACGTGCATTGTGTCTTCGAGACCATAGACAAGGAGTTCGACTGGTTCTTCGACCCTAACGGCATTGCTCCAGGAGGACTGCTCATTTTATGCC TTACCGGACATGGCGCGCCCACTAGTTATGGGATTGAAGTTACTGATTCATTTGGCCAAACTCTCGTGGACACAATC AAGCTCCACACATCGATCAACAAACTCCAGGTTCCATGCACTCTCGAG GTGGTCATCGGGGCTTGTAAATCCGAGGGGCTGATTGCCGGACTCGACCGATTGCTCGCGATGGACACGAAAGATCCAGGCAACGTAACATCCTCGAGCGAATCAAGTACATTGTTCAAGGCGCTCCACAATCGTCCTCTTCATTGGATGGTTCCCAAGTTGAACACCAAAGCACAAATT ATCGTGTGGGCGGCGGCTGCTGACGACGGGATCGCTTATGGTCGTCGCACGAAGATAGGCTCTCAAGATCTCATGATAGAG GCTATATGCGAAGCGCTTACTA GATCTGGTGGTCATATCTCTCGCAAGGTCCTCTTTGAAAAATCCTGGTGA